Proteins from one Scleropages formosus chromosome 14, fSclFor1.1, whole genome shotgun sequence genomic window:
- the mrpl22 gene encoding large ribosomal subunit protein uL22m: MAAPCVTAAGYSLFRSFARLLHSRFLASASHFQQQQSGLHTTEALDAKNWERKNRIVYPPQLQGEPRRPAEIYHCRYQIKYSKDKMWYLAKLIRGMSIDQALAQLEFSDKKGAKVIKEVLLEAQDMAIKNHNVEYKSNLYVAESFSGKGMYLKRIRYHGRGRFGIMDKVRCHYFVKLVEGQPPKVEQKTSFDQAKEYVEQLKNRTIIHSL; the protein is encoded by the exons ATGGCGGCCCCCTGTGTCACTGCAGCGG GTTACTCCCTTTTCAGGAGCTTTGCGCGACTGCTGCACTCAAG GTTCTTGGCCTCAGCCAGtcatttccagcagcagcagtccgGCCTCCACACCACAGAGGCTCTGGATGCCAagaactgggagaggaagaatCGCATCGTTTACCCTCCGCAGCTCCAAGGAGAGCCGCGCAGACCAGCC gagATTTATCACTGCAGATACCAGATTAAGTACAGCAAGGATAAAATGTGGTATTTGGCAAAACTG ATAAGAGGCATGAGTATTGACCAGGCCCTTGCACAGCTGGAATTCAGTGACAAAAAGGGGGCAAAAGTTATTAAGGAG gTTCTCTTGGAGGCCCAGGATATGGCTATAAAAAATCACAATGTGGAATACAAATCCAATTTGTATGTGG CTGAGTCCTTTTCTGGGAAGGGGATGTATTTGAAACGCATCCGGTACCATGGCCGAGGCAGATTTGGCATTATGGACAAGGTCCGCTGCCACTACTTTGTGAAACTGGTGGAAGGACAGCCCCCCAAAGTGGAGCAGAAGACCAGCTTTGACCAAGCCAAGGAGTACGTCGAGCAGCTGAAGAACCGCACTATCATCCACTCATTATAG